In Pedobacter sp. SL55, the following proteins share a genomic window:
- a CDS encoding DUF493 domain-containing protein, with the protein MEENNLNHNLEFNDIPEGNNADMYANFKEKLESVQTFPGLYAFKFILTGGVDKIKELREVLPEEEFIETPSKTGKYISITVKKWMQDADAVVDIYKKVGEIKGVMML; encoded by the coding sequence ATGGAAGAAAATAATTTAAACCACAATTTGGAATTTAACGATATCCCAGAGGGAAATAATGCTGATATGTACGCTAATTTTAAAGAGAAGTTAGAAAGTGTACAGACTTTTCCAGGTTTATATGCCTTCAAATTTATTTTAACAGGTGGTGTAGATAAAATTAAGGAATTAAGAGAAGTATTGCCTGAAGAAGAGTTTATCGAAACACCATCTAAAACTGGGAAATACATTTCTATAACGGTAAAAAAATGGATGCAGGATGCTGATGCTGTAGTGGATATCTATAAAAAAGTAGGAGAGATTAAAGGAGTGATGATGCTTTAG
- a CDS encoding PH domain-containing protein codes for MIYISYTKHRITVSEDFIIKQSGIWDISQEIIEPHKIQSISTSQYPWHKSLDIGHVTLHTAAGNISFSYGNYTEIKILVNWWLYQVESSQKDWRD; via the coding sequence ATGATCTACATCTCGTACACTAAACATAGAATTACGGTTTCCGAAGATTTTATTATAAAACAAAGCGGCATTTGGGATATTTCGCAGGAAATTATAGAGCCTCATAAAATTCAGTCTATAAGTACTTCTCAATATCCTTGGCATAAATCTTTAGATATTGGTCATGTAACTTTGCATACTGCGGCGGGAAATATTTCATTTAGCTATGGTAATTACACCGAAATTAAAATTTTAGTAAATTGGTGGCTTTATCAGGTAGAAAGTAGCCAAAAAGATTGGAGGGATTAA
- a CDS encoding DUF4290 domain-containing protein, translating to MNFDYNTTRSELILAEYGRNVQNMVKYIITLPTKEERNKYAQAVIDLMGFLNPHLRDVADFKHKLWDHLHIISNYQIDVDSPYPKPTPETKEIKPAHIGYPQQRIRYKHYGRTVEKLIETAIAEENPERKAGMVQGIANFMKMAYVQWNKDNVADEVILKNLSELSGGALALEENVNLQKVEFRNQNNRQNNNNRGRQNNNKNRQNNNNRQRNNNNKQRH from the coding sequence ATGAATTTCGATTATAACACCACCAGAAGCGAGTTAATTCTGGCCGAATACGGACGTAATGTCCAAAACATGGTAAAGTACATTATTACTTTACCAACTAAAGAAGAACGCAATAAATATGCCCAAGCCGTTATAGATTTAATGGGCTTTTTAAATCCACACCTGCGTGATGTGGCCGATTTTAAGCACAAACTTTGGGATCATTTGCACATCATCTCCAACTATCAGATTGATGTAGACAGCCCATACCCTAAACCTACGCCAGAAACAAAGGAGATTAAACCAGCGCACATTGGTTATCCGCAACAGCGAATTAGATATAAACATTACGGCAGAACAGTAGAAAAATTAATTGAAACGGCCATAGCCGAAGAAAACCCGGAGCGTAAAGCTGGTATGGTGCAAGGCATTGCTAACTTTATGAAAATGGCTTACGTGCAGTGGAACAAAGACAATGTTGCTGATGAAGTGATCCTTAAAAATTTGAGCGAGCTTTCTGGCGGTGCTTTGGCATTGGAAGAAAACGTAAACCTGCAAAAAGTAGAGTTTAGAAACCAAAACAACAGGCAGAACAACAACAACCGCGGTCGCCAGAACAACAACAAAAACCGCCAAAATAACAACAACCGTCAGCGCAATAACAACAACAAACAAAGACATTAA
- a CDS encoding ATP-dependent helicase produces the protein MDYLAGLNPQQRAAVENTDGPVMIVAGAGSGKTRVITYRVAHLIQKGIDPFNILVLTFTNKASKEMRERIEKVVGNEAKSIWMGTFHSVFAKILRVEAEKIGYPSNFTIYDTDDCKSLIRTILKEMQLDDKLYAANIVYNRISQAKNNLISVAEYVNNPTIQAEDIGNKRPMLGQIYETYAKRCYKAGAMDFDDLLFKTNVLLRKHPDVLNKYQHKFKYIMVDEYQDTNHSQYTIVKKLAAAHENLCVVGDDAQSIYAFRGANIQNILNVERDYPDLKVYKLEQNYRSTQNIVEVANSIIANNKNQLEKNVFSANEQGDKIKISRAFTDNEEGKLVAEAIVQERTGNGLNYTDFAILYRTNAQSRAMEEALRKLNVPYKIYGGLSFYQRKEIKDLIAYFRLTFNPADEEALKRVINYPRRGLGDTTLDKVSVAANEHGITMWQVICNPHQYLGGRIPNQLNDFSMMIRAFAAESTKLDAYETALYIAQHSGILKELHSDDSVEGRARYENIQELLAGIKEFAEREDIEDRSLAIFMQDVALLTNDDKDKDKDVDTVSLMTIHSAKGLEFKNVFVVGLEENLFPSQMSLTSRSDLEEERRLFYVAITRAEKKLTLTYATSRYRWGTLTSCEPSRFINEISPKYLELDAIKAAKPSFSSGGFDTERKSWSQQREMQQKPSSQQTAFKPKPKPTTSILPKAHVPTAGFTPSAANEFQMGMDVEHEKFGFGKIVQLEGKLPDVKATVFFQGLGNKQLLLKFAKLRIVK, from the coding sequence TTGGATTATTTAGCAGGATTAAACCCACAACAACGAGCAGCAGTAGAGAATACCGACGGACCAGTAATGATTGTAGCTGGTGCAGGTTCGGGGAAAACGAGGGTAATTACCTATCGTGTGGCACACTTGATACAAAAAGGTATAGATCCGTTCAATATTTTGGTACTGACCTTTACTAACAAAGCCAGTAAAGAGATGCGTGAACGTATCGAAAAAGTGGTAGGCAACGAAGCTAAAAGCATTTGGATGGGAACTTTCCACTCGGTATTTGCTAAAATCTTACGTGTGGAGGCAGAAAAAATCGGCTATCCAAGCAATTTCACTATTTACGATACTGACGATTGTAAAAGCTTAATCCGTACGATCCTTAAAGAAATGCAATTAGATGATAAGCTTTACGCAGCCAACATTGTCTACAATCGCATTTCGCAAGCAAAAAACAACCTCATTTCTGTTGCCGAATATGTAAACAACCCTACCATCCAAGCAGAAGATATAGGTAACAAACGGCCAATGTTGGGGCAAATTTACGAAACATACGCCAAACGTTGCTACAAAGCAGGCGCTATGGATTTCGACGATTTATTGTTTAAAACCAACGTGTTGCTTAGGAAACACCCAGATGTATTGAACAAATACCAACACAAGTTTAAATACATCATGGTAGATGAGTATCAGGATACCAACCATTCGCAATACACCATTGTAAAAAAATTGGCGGCAGCACACGAAAACTTATGTGTAGTGGGCGACGATGCGCAAAGTATCTACGCTTTTCGTGGAGCCAATATTCAAAATATCTTAAACGTAGAACGCGATTATCCAGATTTGAAAGTTTACAAATTGGAACAAAACTATCGTTCTACGCAAAACATCGTGGAGGTCGCCAATAGTATCATCGCCAACAATAAAAATCAGTTGGAGAAAAATGTATTCTCGGCTAACGAGCAAGGCGATAAAATCAAAATATCAAGAGCTTTTACAGATAACGAAGAGGGTAAGTTAGTAGCAGAAGCCATTGTACAAGAACGTACTGGAAACGGACTAAACTATACCGATTTTGCCATTCTTTACCGTACTAACGCACAAAGTAGGGCTATGGAGGAGGCTTTGCGCAAGCTAAACGTTCCTTACAAAATTTACGGAGGTTTGTCTTTCTACCAACGTAAGGAAATCAAGGATTTAATTGCTTACTTCCGCTTAACCTTTAACCCAGCAGATGAAGAAGCATTAAAACGCGTCATCAACTATCCTCGTCGTGGTTTGGGCGATACTACCTTAGATAAAGTATCGGTAGCAGCAAATGAACACGGCATTACGATGTGGCAAGTCATTTGCAACCCACACCAGTATTTGGGCGGCCGCATCCCTAACCAACTGAATGATTTTTCGATGATGATTAGGGCATTTGCCGCTGAGTCCACCAAATTAGATGCTTATGAAACTGCCTTATACATTGCGCAACATTCGGGCATTTTAAAGGAATTGCACAGTGATGATAGCGTAGAGGGCAGAGCTCGTTACGAAAACATTCAAGAATTACTGGCCGGTATCAAAGAATTTGCCGAACGCGAAGATATTGAAGACCGCAGCTTGGCTATTTTTATGCAAGATGTGGCTTTGTTAACTAACGATGATAAAGATAAGGACAAAGATGTAGATACGGTTTCGTTAATGACCATCCACTCGGCTAAAGGCTTAGAGTTTAAAAATGTATTTGTAGTTGGTTTGGAAGAAAACTTGTTTCCATCGCAAATGTCGTTAACATCGAGAAGTGATCTGGAAGAAGAACGCCGTTTGTTTTATGTAGCCATTACCAGGGCAGAAAAAAAACTGACCTTAACTTACGCCACTTCTCGTTACCGTTGGGGTACGCTAACCTCTTGCGAACCAAGCAGGTTTATTAATGAAATTAGCCCTAAATATTTAGAATTAGATGCAATTAAGGCTGCTAAACCTAGTTTCAGCAGTGGCGGATTTGACACCGAACGTAAATCGTGGAGTCAACAAAGAGAAATGCAACAGAAACCTAGCTCTCAGCAAACTGCTTTCAAACCAAAGCCAAAACCTACTACCTCTATTCTGCCTAAAGCTCACGTACCAACAGCTGGCTTTACACCAAGCGCAGCAAATGAGTTTCAAATGGGGATGGACGTAGAACACGAAAAATTTGGTTTCGGTAAAATTGTACAACTAGAAGGAAAGTTACCTGATGTGAAGGCTACGGTATTTTTTCAAGGTTTGGGTAACAAGCAGTTGTTATTAAAGTTTGCGAAGTTGAGGATTGTGAAGTAA
- a CDS encoding SRPBCC family protein, translated as MENITIKTTINAPIEKVWQYFTEAKYIMQWNNASPDWHTPAATNDLIVGGKFSYTMAAKDGSFSFDFEGIYDDIQENKYIAYTIADGRKVEIIFEANGDTVEITETFEAENQNPIEMQRGGWQAILDNFKKLVESGN; from the coding sequence ATGGAAAACATCACCATCAAAACAACCATCAACGCCCCAATTGAAAAGGTTTGGCAGTATTTTACCGAAGCCAAATACATTATGCAATGGAACAATGCTTCTCCAGATTGGCATACACCCGCAGCAACCAATGACTTAATTGTAGGCGGCAAGTTCTCTTACACCATGGCAGCCAAAGATGGCAGTTTCAGTTTCGATTTTGAAGGCATTTATGATGATATTCAAGAAAACAAGTACATTGCTTACACCATTGCCGACGGCAGAAAGGTAGAGATAATTTTTGAAGCCAATGGCGATACTGTAGAAATTACCGAAACATTTGAAGCTGAAAATCAAAACCCAATAGAAATGCAACGTGGAGGTTGGCAAGCGATTTTAGATAACTTTAAAAAGCTGGTGGAAAGTGGAAATTAA
- a CDS encoding PH domain-containing protein, giving the protein MSLDFSEPQRQSAAGILINGAYIVQRFVRAMFIPLVLLIFKSNKIALLYTALGLVAVLVVSLIYGYFYYRKFTFYLDTLKQEFVIDKGVFGRKNLTIPVEKIQQVNINQGFLQKLIGVYSLQVDTAGSDSKEVNISAISGQIAFALKEHLLNGEKEAISEQNNDELAASQHLQKETPFIKISAATLLKIGLTSNYGRSIALLITFGYAVFHNIKELLKAFDNDNGQIEAVLKSGITIISIGVLLAAIVLILLVTNVIRTFVKYFDFQISKHQKSLLISSGLLAKKNTLLHPSKVQLTEYSQNYFQKKIGLFNMALKQAHAGQQQSEKEVRSNNMEVPGCSASEKDEVLRMILGKLPAEGTRYKPNFRFMNLPVLFWVVIPLAAYFLFFSTYPRLGLFTL; this is encoded by the coding sequence ATGTCTTTAGATTTTAGCGAACCACAACGCCAATCGGCAGCTGGAATATTGATTAATGGCGCTTATATTGTACAGCGTTTTGTACGTGCCATGTTTATTCCCTTGGTCTTACTTATCTTTAAATCCAACAAAATTGCCTTGTTGTACACGGCGTTAGGTTTGGTTGCAGTGCTGGTTGTTTCTTTAATTTACGGCTATTTCTACTACCGCAAATTCACTTTTTATCTCGATACCTTAAAGCAAGAATTTGTGATTGACAAAGGTGTTTTTGGCAGAAAAAATTTAACTATTCCGGTTGAAAAAATACAACAGGTAAACATTAACCAAGGCTTTTTACAAAAACTGATTGGCGTTTACAGCTTACAAGTAGATACGGCTGGCTCTGACAGCAAAGAAGTAAATATTAGCGCTATTAGCGGACAAATTGCATTTGCGTTGAAAGAACATTTGCTAAACGGCGAAAAAGAAGCAATTTCTGAACAAAATAACGATGAGCTAGCTGCATCCCAGCATTTACAAAAGGAAACCCCATTTATAAAAATAAGTGCTGCCACCTTATTAAAAATTGGTCTTACCAGCAACTATGGCCGCAGTATTGCATTGCTCATTACTTTTGGTTATGCTGTTTTTCATAATATTAAAGAATTATTAAAAGCTTTTGATAATGATAATGGACAAATTGAGGCTGTTTTAAAAAGTGGAATTACCATCATTTCAATTGGGGTATTATTGGCCGCAATTGTTTTAATCTTACTGGTAACCAATGTAATTAGAACTTTTGTAAAATACTTTGATTTTCAAATCAGCAAACATCAAAAGTCGCTACTCATTTCTTCTGGACTTTTAGCAAAGAAAAATACGTTGCTTCATCCAAGTAAAGTACAGCTTACCGAATACAGCCAAAACTATTTCCAGAAAAAAATTGGCCTGTTTAATATGGCTTTAAAGCAAGCTCATGCAGGGCAACAACAATCTGAAAAAGAAGTTAGAAGCAATAACATGGAAGTGCCCGGTTGTAGCGCTTCAGAAAAAGATGAGGTTTTAAGAATGATTTTGGGCAAACTTCCGGCTGAAGGTACACGCTACAAACCTAATTTCCGTTTCATGAATTTACCAGTGTTATTCTGGGTAGTCATTCCCCTAGCGGCTTACTTTCTTTTTTTCAGTACATACCCGAGATTAGGCCTTTTTACCCTTTAA
- the murA gene encoding UDP-N-acetylglucosamine 1-carboxyvinyltransferase, which translates to MNAFEIIGGKKLKGEIIPQGAKNEALQILSAVLLTEEKITISNIPDIKDVNKLIELLGDLGVTVERLNKDTYTFEAKNINLDFFQSDVFKAKGGGLRGSIMIVGPLLARFGKAAIPKPGGDKIGRRRLDTHFLGFEKLGAKFVYDQKAEFFNVDATNLKGTYILLDEASVTGTANIVMAAVLAKGITTIYNAACEPYLQQLCKMLNRMGAKISGIGSNLLTIEGVKKLGGTEHRMLPDMIEIGSFIGLAAMTESEITIKNVQYDELGVIPEVFKKLGIKLERRGDDIYIPSQKHYVIDTFIDGSILTIADSPWPGFTPDLLSIVLVVASQARGSVLIHQKMFESRLFFVDKLIDMGAQIILCDPHRATVNGIDKKYKLRGISMTSPDIRAGVSLLIAALSAEGKSTIYNIEQIERGYQDIDTRLRALGAQIRRIDGAGPSH; encoded by the coding sequence ATGAATGCATTTGAAATTATAGGCGGCAAAAAGCTAAAGGGCGAAATTATCCCTCAAGGCGCCAAAAACGAAGCTTTACAGATATTATCGGCCGTTTTATTAACGGAAGAAAAAATTACCATCAGCAATATCCCCGATATTAAAGATGTAAATAAATTAATTGAATTATTAGGCGATTTAGGTGTAACTGTTGAACGTTTAAACAAAGACACTTACACGTTCGAAGCAAAAAACATCAACCTAGATTTCTTCCAATCGGATGTTTTTAAAGCTAAAGGTGGCGGTTTAAGAGGTTCTATCATGATTGTTGGACCGCTTTTGGCACGTTTCGGTAAAGCGGCAATCCCTAAACCAGGGGGCGATAAAATTGGTCGTCGTAGGTTAGATACCCACTTTTTAGGCTTCGAGAAATTGGGTGCTAAATTTGTTTACGACCAAAAAGCCGAGTTCTTTAACGTAGATGCAACCAACCTAAAAGGAACCTACATTTTGCTAGACGAAGCTTCGGTTACCGGAACAGCAAATATTGTAATGGCGGCGGTTTTGGCTAAAGGAATTACCACTATCTATAACGCTGCTTGCGAGCCTTACCTACAACAATTGTGTAAAATGCTGAACCGTATGGGCGCAAAAATCAGCGGTATTGGTTCTAACTTATTAACTATTGAAGGCGTTAAAAAATTGGGTGGTACAGAGCACCGTATGTTGCCAGATATGATTGAGATTGGTTCTTTCATAGGTCTGGCAGCAATGACAGAGTCGGAAATTACCATTAAAAACGTACAGTACGATGAGTTGGGTGTAATTCCAGAAGTTTTCAAAAAACTAGGCATTAAACTAGAGCGCCGCGGCGATGACATTTACATTCCTTCTCAAAAGCATTATGTAATCGATACTTTTATCGACGGTTCTATTTTAACCATTGCCGATTCGCCTTGGCCTGGTTTTACCCCAGATTTGTTGAGTATTGTGTTGGTGGTGGCTTCGCAAGCTAGAGGTTCGGTGTTAATACACCAAAAAATGTTCGAAAGCCGTTTGTTCTTCGTTGATAAACTGATTGATATGGGTGCACAAATCATCCTTTGCGATCCGCACCGTGCTACCGTTAACGGTATCGACAAAAAGTACAAATTACGTGGCATCAGCATGACTTCGCCAGATATTAGAGCCGGAGTTTCGTTGTTAATTGCAGCACTTTCTGCCGAAGGTAAATCTACCATTTACAACATCGAGCAAATTGAGCGTGGCTACCAAGATATCGATACTCGTTTACGTGCTTTAGGTGCTCAAATTAGGCGTATTGATGGCGCAGGGCCAAGCCATTAG
- a CDS encoding Fic family protein produces MENLDLLIIPTNLFAAYKNGFDITLKQKFEQLKDSELSIETFSFYTSVSAVFSSKIEGEPIELDSYIKHKRFGAHFKPDYTQKIDDLYEAYVFAKQNKINKSTLLAAHAQLTKHILKPQQQGSFRTGNMFVVTTTGKIEYVAALPSQVNDEMQKLFTDIETLLQTELSFEEVLFFASMLHLVLAKIHSFEDGNGRISRLLEKWFIAQKLGQKAWFVCSERNYYEQHQTYYHNLRQLGIEYEDLDYNKALPFLKMLPQSLDTKNG; encoded by the coding sequence ATGGAAAATCTAGACTTGCTTATTATTCCTACTAACCTGTTTGCCGCTTACAAAAATGGCTTTGATATTACTTTAAAACAAAAGTTTGAGCAATTAAAAGACAGCGAACTCAGCATAGAGACTTTTAGCTTTTACACCTCGGTTTCTGCCGTTTTTTCTTCAAAAATAGAAGGCGAACCTATTGAACTTGACTCATATATTAAACACAAGCGATTCGGGGCGCATTTTAAGCCAGATTACACACAAAAAATAGATGATTTGTATGAGGCTTATGTATTTGCAAAACAAAATAAAATCAATAAGAGTACCCTTTTAGCTGCCCATGCTCAACTTACTAAACATATCTTAAAACCCCAGCAACAAGGCAGTTTTAGAACTGGAAATATGTTTGTAGTTACCACAACTGGAAAAATAGAATATGTAGCGGCTTTACCTAGCCAAGTGAATGACGAGATGCAGAAACTATTTACAGATATCGAAACATTATTGCAAACAGAATTAAGTTTTGAGGAAGTGTTGTTTTTCGCATCAATGCTGCATCTGGTTTTAGCCAAAATACATTCTTTTGAAGATGGAAATGGCAGAATTTCTCGTTTGCTTGAAAAATGGTTTATTGCACAGAAACTGGGACAGAAGGCTTGGTTCGTATGTAGTGAAAGAAATTATTACGAGCAACATCAAACGTATTATCACAACCTACGACAATTAGGTATAGAATATGAAGATTTAGATTACAACAAAGCTTTGCCTTTTTTAAAGATGTTACCACAAAGTCTGGATACTAAAAATGGATGA
- a CDS encoding PH domain-containing protein: MQHFTNETIDLNALPKYEATKFTNPDQKYWNIMVINLTLFLLLIGIGLALIIFFNEDAQHNWMIWTSLYLVLATSLFLVFRASFKRRGFALREKDVLYKSGIIAETTTVIPLNRIQHVALNEGLLSRMFQLGTLHIYTAGGSSGEIRIAGVPIEQAKAIKEALAQSLVEIRKTTAE, translated from the coding sequence ATGCAGCATTTTACCAACGAAACGATAGACCTCAATGCTCTTCCAAAATACGAAGCAACCAAATTCACTAATCCAGATCAAAAATACTGGAACATAATGGTTATTAACTTAACACTATTTTTGCTTCTAATTGGCATTGGCCTAGCGCTAATTATCTTTTTTAATGAAGATGCTCAGCATAACTGGATGATATGGACAAGCCTGTATCTTGTTCTTGCAACCTCACTCTTTTTAGTATTTAGAGCAAGTTTTAAACGCCGAGGTTTTGCTTTACGAGAAAAAGATGTGTTGTACAAAAGTGGAATTATTGCCGAAACCACTACCGTTATACCTTTAAACCGTATCCAACATGTGGCATTAAATGAAGGTTTGCTATCGAGAATGTTTCAGTTGGGCACTTTACACATTTATACTGCTGGTGGCTCTAGCGGAGAAATCCGCATTGCTGGAGTGCCCATTGAGCAAGCGAAAGCTATAAAGGAAGCATTGGCACAGAGCCTAGTCGAAATTCGTAAAACCACAGCAGAATAA
- the hscA gene encoding Fe-S protein assembly chaperone HscA codes for MAKISINLATGSLQKEEIIVGIDLGTTNSLVAFINPEQQPQVINDAGKGVLVPSVVHFNEQGDAEVGNEAKAYLTTDPSNTIFSVKRLLGRSYKDVAEHSDIFSYKIIDDDSDALVKIKAGDKFYTPIELSAEILKELKARAEHALKTPVNRAVITVPAYFNDSQRQATRDAGKLAGLDVLRIVNEPTAASLAYGLGLDPTQQKTIAVYDLGGGTFDVSILQIQNGIFEVLSTNGNTFLGGDDFDRAIFNYWIEKNQLDAKELAKDNVLTQSLRLQAEAAKKALTTQNLYNEKLGEIWCTLDKETFESLIAAKVQETIEACKSALRDAELSIADIDEVVLVGGSTRTPHVKKAVSEFFGKTPQDNINPDEVVALGAAVQADILAGNRSNILLLDVTPLSLGIETMGGLMDVIIARNSKVPTKAGRQYTTSVDGQVNMKISVYQGERDLVKENRKLAEFDLKGIPAMPAGLPKVDINFLLNADGILTVQAIELRSGVKQEIEVKPSYGLSDDAVEKMLIDSITNAKSDVEQRMLIEARSEGEQLVYTAERFIAKHKDLLEAAEIAETETYISNLKTALGSGDKDAILKKTDELNEFTRPFAERVMDTAIGQAMKGKKIDE; via the coding sequence ATGGCAAAAATATCCATCAATCTGGCAACAGGTTCATTACAAAAAGAAGAAATTATAGTAGGCATTGATTTAGGCACTACCAATAGTTTGGTTGCTTTTATCAATCCTGAGCAACAGCCGCAGGTAATTAACGATGCTGGAAAAGGCGTTTTAGTGCCATCTGTAGTGCATTTTAATGAACAAGGCGATGCAGAAGTGGGTAACGAGGCCAAAGCTTACCTAACTACCGACCCATCTAATACCATTTTTTCTGTAAAACGATTATTAGGCCGTTCGTACAAAGACGTTGCTGAGCACAGCGATATTTTCAGCTATAAAATAATTGATGATGATAGTGATGCCTTAGTGAAAATTAAAGCTGGCGATAAGTTTTACACACCAATTGAACTATCTGCTGAGATTTTAAAAGAATTAAAAGCTCGTGCCGAGCATGCTTTAAAAACGCCTGTAAACAGAGCAGTAATTACGGTTCCTGCCTATTTTAATGATAGTCAGCGACAAGCCACTCGCGACGCTGGAAAGTTAGCGGGTTTAGATGTTTTACGTATTGTAAACGAACCTACCGCAGCAAGTTTGGCCTACGGTTTGGGCTTAGACCCAACGCAGCAAAAAACCATTGCCGTTTACGATTTAGGTGGAGGAACCTTCGATGTTTCCATCCTGCAAATCCAAAATGGCATTTTCGAAGTGTTAAGTACCAACGGCAACACTTTCTTAGGTGGCGATGATTTTGACCGTGCTATATTCAATTATTGGATAGAAAAAAATCAGCTTGATGCGAAAGAACTAGCAAAAGACAATGTGTTAACGCAAAGCCTACGTTTACAAGCCGAAGCCGCTAAAAAAGCATTAACCACCCAAAATCTGTACAACGAAAAATTAGGCGAAATTTGGTGTACGCTAGATAAAGAAACCTTTGAAAGTTTAATTGCAGCTAAAGTGCAAGAAACTATCGAAGCTTGTAAATCGGCCTTAAGAGATGCAGAATTGAGCATAGCTGATATTGATGAAGTGGTTTTAGTTGGTGGCTCTACCCGTACCCCGCATGTTAAAAAAGCAGTAAGTGAGTTTTTCGGAAAAACCCCTCAAGATAACATCAACCCTGATGAGGTGGTGGCTTTAGGTGCTGCTGTACAGGCAGATATTTTAGCTGGTAATCGGTCGAATATTTTATTGCTAGATGTAACACCTTTATCGCTTGGTATCGAAACTATGGGTGGTTTAATGGATGTGATTATCGCTCGTAATAGCAAAGTACCCACCAAAGCTGGTCGCCAATACACCACTTCGGTAGATGGACAAGTGAACATGAAGATTTCGGTTTACCAAGGCGAACGTGATTTAGTGAAAGAAAACCGTAAACTGGCAGAGTTCGATTTAAAAGGTATACCAGCAATGCCTGCAGGTTTACCGAAAGTAGACATCAATTTTTTACTGAACGCTGATGGAATTTTAACCGTACAAGCAATTGAGTTACGCTCTGGCGTAAAGCAGGAAATTGAGGTAAAACCTAGCTACGGCTTAAGCGACGATGCGGTAGAAAAAATGCTAATTGATAGCATCACCAACGCCAAAAGTGATGTAGAACAACGTATGTTGATTGAAGCACGCAGCGAAGGCGAACAATTGGTTTATACTGCAGAGCGATTTATAGCAAAGCACAAAGATTTACTGGAAGCTGCCGAAATTGCCGAAACTGAAACTTACATCAGTAATTTAAAAACAGCTTTGGGAAGCGGAGATAAAGACGCCATCCTTAAAAAAACCGATGAATTAAACGAGTTTACCCGCCCATTTGCCGAGAGAGTAATGGACACCGCTATTGGTCAGGCCATGAAAGGCAAAAAAATAGACGAATAA